The Breoghania sp. genome has a segment encoding these proteins:
- a CDS encoding pyrimidine 5'-nucleotidase yields the protein MTMDPFGPVTDWVFDLDNTLYPAQTNLFAQIDDRIVDYVIRLTGLSAEEARTIQKDYYQRYGTTLRGLMMEYDIEPDDFLEFVHDIDHGALKPDPRLGNAIRRLPGRKFIMTNGTRQHALAVSNKLGITDYFTDMFGIEDAELVPKPFAETYDIFLKRNTIDPTRAAMFEDLARNLKIPHDLGMQTVLVVPSGTREVFREAWELEGRNAPYVGFVTEDLAGFLEGLLEKVA from the coding sequence ATGACCATGGATCCGTTCGGCCCTGTCACTGACTGGGTCTTCGACCTCGACAACACGCTTTATCCGGCCCAAACGAACCTGTTCGCCCAGATCGACGACCGGATTGTCGATTATGTGATCCGTCTGACCGGCTTGAGCGCCGAAGAGGCCCGTACGATCCAGAAGGACTATTACCAGCGCTACGGAACGACGCTGCGCGGTCTGATGATGGAATATGACATCGAGCCCGACGACTTCCTGGAGTTCGTGCATGACATCGACCACGGCGCGCTGAAGCCGGACCCGCGGCTGGGAAATGCGATCCGTCGATTGCCGGGCCGCAAGTTCATCATGACAAACGGCACGCGCCAACATGCCCTTGCCGTGTCAAACAAGCTGGGCATCACCGATTACTTCACCGACATGTTTGGCATCGAGGATGCCGAGCTTGTGCCCAAACCCTTTGCCGAAACCTACGACATCTTCCTCAAGCGTAATACGATCGACCCGACCCGCGCAGCGATGTTTGAGGATCTGGCACGCAACCTGAAAATCCCGCATGACCTTGGCATGCAGACGGTTCTGGTCGTGCCGTCAGGCACCCGCGAGGTGTTTCGTGAGGCCTGGGAGCTTGAAGGCCGCAACGCACCTTACGTGGGTTTCGTAACCGAAGATCTGGCGGGCTTTCTGGAAGGGCTTCTCGAAAAAGTCGCCTGA
- the argB gene encoding acetylglutamate kinase — MSNHSTPALTRATIISEALPYMQRYDNRTVVVKYGGHAMGDEELSKAFARDITLLRQSGVHPVVVHGGGPQIGDMLKRLGIESEFRGGLRVTDKATVQIVEMVLAGGINKDIVNTINNEGGRAVGLCGKDGRMVVVDRLTRTTVDPDSNIEKIVDLGFVGEPKSVDPTVLKLVLKEDLIPVVAPVAPGVDGETYNVNADTFAGAIAGSLNASRLMFLTDVPGVLDKDGNLLKRLTVAEARSLILDGTISGGMIPKVETCIDALDRGVEGVVILNGKVPHAVLLELFTEGGAGTLITR; from the coding sequence ATGAGCAATCATTCCACGCCCGCGCTGACGCGCGCCACCATCATCTCCGAAGCCCTGCCCTACATGCAGCGCTATGACAACCGGACCGTGGTGGTGAAGTATGGCGGGCATGCTATGGGCGATGAAGAGCTTTCCAAGGCCTTTGCGCGCGACATCACGCTGCTGCGCCAATCCGGGGTTCATCCGGTTGTGGTGCATGGCGGCGGGCCGCAGATCGGTGACATGCTCAAGCGGCTCGGCATCGAGAGCGAGTTCCGCGGCGGGCTTCGTGTCACGGACAAGGCGACCGTCCAGATCGTGGAAATGGTTCTGGCCGGCGGCATCAACAAGGATATCGTCAACACCATCAATAACGAGGGCGGACGCGCCGTCGGGCTGTGCGGCAAGGATGGCCGCATGGTGGTGGTGGACCGGCTGACCCGCACGACGGTCGATCCCGATTCCAATATCGAGAAGATTGTCGATCTGGGCTTCGTGGGCGAACCGAAATCGGTCGACCCGACGGTGTTGAAACTGGTTCTCAAGGAAGACCTGATCCCGGTTGTCGCCCCCGTGGCGCCCGGCGTCGACGGAGAGACCTACAACGTCAACGCGGATACCTTCGCGGGCGCCATCGCCGGTTCTCTCAATGCCTCTCGCCTTATGTTCCTGACCGACGTGCCCGGTGTCCTCGACAAGGATGGCAATCTCTTGAAACGGCTGACGGTCGCCGAAGCGCGTTCGCTGATCCTCGACGGGACGATTTCCGGCGGCATGATCCCGAAGGTGGAGACCTGCATCGACGCGCTCGACCGGGGTGTGGAAGGGGTTGTGATCCTGAACGGCAAGGTGCCGCACGCGGTGCTGCTGGAGCTCTTCACCGAAGGTGGCGCGGGCACACTGATCACGCGCTGA